A region from the Oncorhynchus keta strain PuntledgeMale-10-30-2019 chromosome 5, Oket_V2, whole genome shotgun sequence genome encodes:
- the rasd2a gene encoding GTP-binding protein Rhes, with product MRYKKVSSMTRASKGIFKTVTEHWRHTDKKTRVVRSSSTGTTQPTSSEMFPKRRSFDPLATLTLPDQTACTAPLEEMRLTKPRNCRRVVVLGAPRVGKTNILRRFLRGGFEEQYEPTAEDFHRKLYQIRGETYQIDILDAAKERDFPARRRLSILTGDIFLLVFSVDDRDSFKEVHALRKEIIAAKTKLMKLKENARVPIVICGNKVDLEAERVISRPEMFRALGEDTALFETSAKDTTSLEEMFRALVKLGGLPTETRPSQHREISIRTYQALSTSRSRCGRRSRALVPDAPCGAVYPLARRPSFNSDLQLVMGPSPTKRSKPIEKCQIQ from the exons ATGCGGTACAAAAAGGTCTCGAGCATGACCAGGGCGAGTAAAGGGATCTTTAAAACGGTCACTGAGCACTGGAGACACACGGACAAGAAGACGAGGGTGGTCCGGTCTTCCAGCACGGGGACCACTCAGCCTACATCCTCGGAAATGTTCCCCAAAAGAAGATCATTCGACCCGCTAGCGACGTTGACCCTCCCGGACCAGACTGCATGCACCGCGCCACTGGAGGAGATGCGCCTCACCAAGCCCCGTAACTGCCGGCGCGTTGTAGTACTCGGCGCGCCTAGAGTGGGCAAGACGAACATTCTCAGGCGGTTCCTGCGCGGCGGGTTCGAGGAACAGTACGAGCCCACGGCAGAAGACTTCCACAGGAAGTTGTACCAGATCCGAGGAGAAACCTATCAGATTGATATCCTGGACGCAGCGAAGGAGAGAGACTTCCCCGCCAGACGGAGGCTGTCCATACTGACAG GTGACATATTTCTCCTGGTGTTCAGTGTGGATGACAGAGACTCCTTCAAAGAGGTGCACGCACTGCGCAAAGAGATCATAGCAGCCAAGACCAAGCTGATGAAGCTCAAAGAGAATGCCCGGGTTCCCATAGTGATATGCGGCAACAAAGTGGACTTAGAGGCGGAGAGGGTCATCAGTCGCCCGGAGATGTTCCGAGCTCTTGGGGAGGACACGGCGCTCTTCGAGACATCAGCCAAAGACACTACCAGTCTAGAAGAGATGTTCCGAGCCCTTGTCAAGCTAGGCGGTCTCCCTACCGAGACGCGTCCGTCGCAGCACCGCGAGATCTCCATACGTACCTACCAGGCGCTGAGCACCAGCAGAAGCCGTTGCGGCAGACGGAGCCGTGCGTTGGTTCCAGACGCGCCCTGCGGTGCGGTTTATCCACTGGCCCGCCGCCCCAGCTTTAACAGCGACCTACAGCTGGTAATGGGCCCCAGCCCCACTAAACGGAGCAAACCCATAGAGAAGTGTCAAATTCAATGA